The Streptomyces sp. cg36 genomic interval GGCCGTGACGGCGGAGGCGGACGGGACGTTCACCGTGCGGATCGCCGCCGCCGACATCGGCACCGGGGCGCGCACCGCGCTCACGCTGATCGCCGCCGACGCGCTGGAGACCGGCCCCGACCGGATCCGGGTGCGCATCGGGGACAGCGACTTCGGCCCGGCGATGGTGGCCGGCGGCTCGGCGGGTACCCGCTCCTGGGCCTGGGCGATCATGGCCGCGGCGGCCTCGCTGCGCGAGAAGCTGGCCCTCGGCGGCGATCTGCCGCCCGAGGGCATCACGGCCCGTTCCGACACCGCCGCCGCCATCGGTGAACTGCCGCCCAGGGAACGGCACTCCTTCGGCGCCCAGTTCGCCGAGGCCGCCGTGGACACCGCCACCGGCGAGGTGCGGGTCCGGCGGATGCTGGGCGTCTTCGCCGCGGGCCGGATCGTCAACCCGCTCACCGCCCGCAACCAGCTCGCGGGCGGAATGATCTGGGGGCTCTCCATGGCCCTGCACGAGGAGGCGGTCCGCGACCGGACCTCGGGCGCCGTGGTCGGCCCCGACCTCGCGGGCTACCACTTCGCCGCGCACGCCGACGTCCCGCCGATCGAGGTGGACTGGGTGGCCGACCCCGACCCCGACGACCCGGTCGGGATCAAGGGCATCGGCGAGATCGGCATCGTGGGCGCGGCGGCGGCGATCGCCAACGCGGTGTGGCACGCCACCGGTGTGCGCCACCGCGATCTGCCGATCCGGCCCGACCGGATCCTGACGGAAGGGCGCCGCGATGCTTGACCTCGCCGCCGAGCTGGACCGGTGGGCCGCCGAGGGCCGGGAGTTCGCGGTGGCCAGCGTCGTCGAGGTCGGCGGCAGCGCGCCGCGCGGCCCCGGTGCCGCGCTCGCCGTGGACGGCGCGGGCGCGGCCGTCGGCTCGGTCTCCGGCGGCTGTGTGGAGGGGGCCGTCTACGAGCTGTGCGTCCAGGCGCTCCAGGACGGCACCCCGGTCCGCCGGCGCTTCGGCTACAGCGACGAGGACGCCTTCGCGGTCGGGCTGACCTGCGGCGGGGTGGTGGACGTGCTGGTGGTCCCGGTCCGGGCCGACAGCCCGGACCGGCCGGTGATCGTCCACGCGCTCGCCGCCGCCGCGCGGGGCGAGGCGGTGGCCCTGGCGCGGGTGGTGCGCGGCCCGGACGCGCTGCTCGGCCGGGCGCTCCTGGTCCGCCCGGACGGCGCACGCGAGGGGACGGCGGGCGGGCACGAGGAGTTCGGCCGCGCGGTGGCGGCGGAAGCCGGGGAGCTGCTGGCGGCGGGCCGCACGGCCGCCTTCGAGGCGGCGGAGTCCGGCTCGCGCTGCGACGGGGCCGAGCTGACGGTGTTCGTCGAGTCGAGCCTGCCGCCGCCCCGGATGATCGTCTTCGGCGCGGTCGACTTCGCGGCGGCCCTGGTCCGTACGGGCGCGTTCCTCGGCTACCGCGTGACCGTCTGCGACGCCCGGCCCGTCTTCGCCACCCCGGACCGCTTCCCCGGGGCCGACGAGGTCGTGGTCGACTGGCCGCACCGCTATCTGCGGGGCACGTACACGGACGAGCGCACGGTGCTGTGCGTGCTCACCCATGACGCCAAGTTCGACGTGCCGCTGCTGGAGGTGGCGCTGCGGCTGCCGGTCGCCTTCGTCGGGGCGATGGGGTCGCGCCGCACCCACGAGGACCGCGACCGCAGACTGCGCGCGAGCGGTCTCACCGAGCGCGAGCTGGCCCGGCTGCACTCGCCGATCGGCCTGGACCTGGGGGCCCGTACGCCGGAGGAGACCGCCCTGTCGATCGCGGCGGAGATCGTCGCGGCCCGGCACGGCGGCACCGGCGCGCCGCTGACCGGCCGGGTCACCCCTATTCACCATCAGCCGGACGAACGGGACAGTAATGCGCACCTCTCCCGAACGACCGGTCGGAACTCACGCCAATCTTTTGCGAGTTGACCGTATGGCATCATGGCCGCATTGTCTGCTCGGGGATCAGGAGCCCTGAATCGTGCGCGTGTTGAATCAGTGAGGTCAATTCCGTGCCGTCTCACTCAGCGTTACCGTCACCGGAGGACCGTCGGGTCAGGCGCCGTCTCAAAAGGGTTCGCCGGACGTGTGAGGCACTGCTCGCGGAGTGGGGCATGGAACACGGCTGCGGCATCCAGGAGCTGCACCGATACCTCAGCGTGCAGAACCGGCGGCCGATCCATCTGATTCCGATGCC includes:
- a CDS encoding XdhC family protein, yielding MLDLAAELDRWAAEGREFAVASVVEVGGSAPRGPGAALAVDGAGAAVGSVSGGCVEGAVYELCVQALQDGTPVRRRFGYSDEDAFAVGLTCGGVVDVLVVPVRADSPDRPVIVHALAAAARGEAVALARVVRGPDALLGRALLVRPDGAREGTAGGHEEFGRAVAAEAGELLAAGRTAAFEAAESGSRCDGAELTVFVESSLPPPRMIVFGAVDFAAALVRTGAFLGYRVTVCDARPVFATPDRFPGADEVVVDWPHRYLRGTYTDERTVLCVLTHDAKFDVPLLEVALRLPVAFVGAMGSRRTHEDRDRRLRASGLTERELARLHSPIGLDLGARTPEETALSIAAEIVAARHGGTGAPLTGRVTPIHHQPDERDSNAHLSRTTGRNSRQSFAS